The following DNA comes from Dehalobacter sp..
CATTTTTGTTTTCCTCAGATAAATCCGTCCAGGCGCCGCAGCCCCATAGCTTTATTGCCTGATCTACAATATCCCGCACCTTGATATTCCCAGAAGCGCCTGGCCCAAAATTCCAGGCTGCGTTGTAACTCTTATGATCAGAAAACATTAGAGCTGCCAGCCAGAGGTAGCCGGCAAGAGGCTCCAGCACATGCTGCCACGGCCTCACAGCGCCGGGGTTCCTCACTGGCACTGGCCTATCAGCTGTCAATGCTCTGATAATGTCAGGCACGATACGGTCTGCCGCCCAATCGCCGCCTCCGATAACGTTTCCGGACCGTGCGGTAGAAACCGCAGCCTTCCTGAAGCCTGTTTCAGTACTTCCGAAAAATGATTTCCGGTATGAATCTGTAACCAGCTCTGCACAGGCCTTGCTTGAACTGTATGGATCAAAACCGCCCAGGGGGTCATTTTCCCTGTACGAGAAAGCCCATTCCCTGTTTTCATAGCACTTGTCGCTTGTAATTATTAAACAGGCACGGACGCTATCAGTTTTACGTACAGCTTCAAGGATATTAAGAGTGCCCATCACATTTGTTTCATACGTATTTACTGGTTCTATATAGGACCGGCGCACCAGCGGCTGAGCGGCAAGATGAAACACTACCGCAGGTTTGTATTCGTTAAATAGCGACTCTAACTTATCCCTGAACCGCACATCTCCAATAACACTTATTATCTTTTTCTCTAAACCAATGGTCTCAAAAAGGCTTGGTTCAGCCTTAGGATTAAGGGAATAGCCTACTACCTTCGCCCCCAAAGCTTCTAACCAGATTGACAGCCAGGCTCCCTTAAACCCAGTGTGACCGGTAACAAACACTGTTTTATTTTTATATATACCGTTAAATATATTTTCCACAATTAACACCACATTTTCCAGGGCGCTTTGCCGCTGTTCCACAGGTTTTCCAGCAGTACCTTGTCTCTTAGAGTATCCATCGGCCTCCAAAAACCATAATGTTTATATGCAGCCAACTGTCCTTTCGCCGCCAGATTTTCCATGGGCTCTTTTTCCCAGAGTGTTGCATCACCTTCAATGAAATTAAAAACATCTGGTTCAAGCACAAAGAAGCCTCCGTTAATCCACGTGCCGTCACCGGTCGGTTTTTCCTGAAATGACGAAACACCACCTTCCGGTTCAATCCACAGTGACCCAAACCGCCCCGGTGGCTGCACTGCAGTCACTGTGGCAAGCCTGTGTTGATTTTTGTGGAATTCTACCAACTCGTTGATATCCACGTCAGCCAGACCGTCCCCGTAGGTGAGCATAAATGTATCCCTGCCAAGGTATTCCCTTATCCTTTTCAACCTGCCACCGGTCATGGTTTCCTGACCTGTATCCACCAATGTCACCTTCCACGGTTCAACATGTCTCTGGTGTATTTCCATGGTGTTGTGTTCCATGTCAAAAGTGACATCACTCATGTGCAGGAAATAATTTGAGAAATATTCTTTGATCATATAACCCTTGTAACCGAGGCAGATAATAAAATCATTATATGCATAGCTGGAGTAGATCTTCATTATATGCCACAAGATCGGCCTACCGCCTATCTCCACCATAGGCTTGGGCTTGACAATAGTTTCTTCGCTCAACCTAGTCCCAAGTCCACCGGCCAGAATTACTACTTTCATTTTCTTCTCCCCTTATTAGCAAAAAAGGTATATATTGTTGTATAAT
Coding sequences within:
- the rfbF gene encoding glucose-1-phosphate cytidylyltransferase → MKVVILAGGLGTRLSEETIVKPKPMVEIGGRPILWHIMKIYSSYAYNDFIICLGYKGYMIKEYFSNYFLHMSDVTFDMEHNTMEIHQRHVEPWKVTLVDTGQETMTGGRLKRIREYLGRDTFMLTYGDGLADVDINELVEFHKNQHRLATVTAVQPPGRFGSLWIEPEGGVSSFQEKPTGDGTWINGGFFVLEPDVFNFIEGDATLWEKEPMENLAAKGQLAAYKHYGFWRPMDTLRDKVLLENLWNSGKAPWKMWC
- the rfbG gene encoding CDP-glucose 4,6-dehydratase, whose amino-acid sequence is MENIFNGIYKNKTVFVTGHTGFKGAWLSIWLEALGAKVVGYSLNPKAEPSLFETIGLEKKIISVIGDVRFRDKLESLFNEYKPAVVFHLAAQPLVRRSYIEPVNTYETNVMGTLNILEAVRKTDSVRACLIITSDKCYENREWAFSYRENDPLGGFDPYSSSKACAELVTDSYRKSFFGSTETGFRKAAVSTARSGNVIGGGDWAADRIVPDIIRALTADRPVPVRNPGAVRPWQHVLEPLAGYLWLAALMFSDHKSYNAAWNFGPGASGNIKVRDIVDQAIKLWGCGAWTDLSEENKNAPHEANFLKLDCTRANNILGWYPVYNVSEAMEETVKWYLQYYKNNSANIYSYTLNQIKNYVKKAHQGKPAWCYKTI